A single Thermoanaerobacterium sp. RBIITD DNA region contains:
- a CDS encoding cobalamin biosynthesis protein codes for MSAVTVIFYRLNISLNCIYKVTTIDIKKDEGCILKIVEYLNVPVKFYSADELKAVENIYPISNFVKKTVVVGSVARPSAYLGSNRGKEIYYTINDGVTLAVYRKEEKSQ; via the coding sequence ATAAGTGCTGTAACGGTCATATTTTATAGACTAAATATAAGTTTAAACTGTATATATAAAGTTACTACAATAGATATTAAAAAAGACGAAGGTTGTATACTTAAAATTGTTGAATACTTAAATGTGCCCGTTAAATTTTACAGTGCAGATGAACTAAAAGCAGTTGAAAATATATATCCTATATCAAACTTTGTAAAAAAGACTGTAGTGGTTGGTAGTGTTGCACGTCCATCGGCATATTTGGGTAGTAATAGAGGCAAGGAAATTTATTATACAATAAATGATGGTGTAACTTTGGCAGTTTACAGGAAAGAGGAGAAAAGTCAATGA
- a CDS encoding cobalamin biosynthesis central domain-containing protein produces the protein MIAVDVIAKEIGYYIENFKDLKKVNAAIVNGEKVAFVGDKFTKLQETDSIIKVHGIKDAHHVSACVLIRDGSYDVPDIPYVVFRKILF, from the coding sequence ATGATAGCAGTTGATGTCATAGCAAAAGAGATTGGCTATTATATAGAAAATTTTAAAGACTTAAAAAAGGTTAATGCAGCGATAGTAAATGGTGAGAAAGTCGCTTTTGTAGGAGATAAATTTACTAAATTACAAGAAACAGATAGTATAATTAAAGTACATGGTATTAAAGATGCTCACCATGTTTCTGCATGTGTTTTAATAAGAGATGGAAGTTATGATGTACCGGATATACCATATGTAGTATTTAGAAAAATATTGTTTTAG